A single window of Miltoncostaea oceani DNA harbors:
- a CDS encoding CbbQ/NirQ/NorQ/GpvN family protein: MAVESQRVEDFRLTKEPYYLPLGNEVELFESAYHARLPVMLKGPTGCGKTRFVEHMSWRLKRTLVTVACHEDLTASDLVGKYTLRGDETIWQDGPLTTAVKAGGIAYLDEVVEARKDTTVVIHPLTDDRRVLPLEKKGEIVKAPDEFQLVISYNPGYQSVLKDLKHSTKQRFVAIEFDYPPPDLEESILKAEAGIDDDTAAKLVKIAEKVRNLRTHGLEEGVSTRLLVYAGQLIQGGVEPIAACEATICKPITDDLEMQRSIVEIIATQF, translated from the coding sequence ATGGCGGTCGAGAGCCAGCGCGTCGAGGATTTCCGCCTCACCAAGGAGCCGTACTACCTGCCCCTGGGCAACGAGGTGGAGCTCTTCGAGTCGGCCTACCACGCGCGTCTGCCGGTGATGCTGAAGGGCCCCACCGGCTGCGGGAAGACGCGGTTCGTGGAGCACATGAGCTGGCGCCTGAAGCGCACGCTCGTGACCGTCGCCTGCCACGAGGACCTGACGGCGTCGGACCTCGTCGGCAAGTACACCCTCCGCGGTGACGAGACGATCTGGCAGGACGGGCCGCTGACGACCGCGGTGAAGGCCGGGGGCATCGCGTACCTCGACGAGGTCGTCGAGGCCCGCAAGGACACCACCGTCGTCATCCACCCCCTCACCGACGACCGGCGGGTGCTGCCCCTCGAGAAGAAGGGCGAGATCGTCAAGGCGCCCGACGAGTTCCAGCTCGTCATCTCGTACAACCCGGGGTACCAGTCGGTCCTGAAGGACCTGAAGCACTCGACCAAGCAGCGCTTCGTCGCGATCGAGTTCGACTACCCGCCCCCGGACCTCGAGGAGTCGATCCTCAAGGCCGAGGCCGGCATCGACGACGACACCGCCGCCAAGCTCGTGAAGATCGCGGAGAAGGTGCGCAACCTCCGCACCCACGGCCTCGAGGAGGGCGTCTCGACGCGTCTGCTGGTCTACGCCGGCCAGCTCATCCAGGGCGGGGTCGAGCCGATCGCGGCGTGCGAGGCCACGATCTGCAAGCCGATCACCGACGACCTGGAGATGCAGCGCTCGATCGTCGAGATCATCGCGACGCAGTTCTAG